AGCATGAGCTATAAGAAACTATTCTCAAGTACAAAACTTATGAAGAGAAGACCTCATCGAGCAGAGTTCTTGTGTAAAAATTTCAGCATTACAAATAGTGCATGTAAGCGACAATGGAACAATTATTACACATGGTGCAATACATATATGCCTGTACCGTAAGGCAATTGACACGGCCTTATCATGTGTTGGATAACCTAAGAAGTTTTCTGAAAACTGTTAACCTTTTCGAATGTCATTACTAATGACTTCATTAATTTTGAGATGACTCGGTCTTGCCCAATTTCTATCATGAGTTAAAACATGCCATCTTGGAGGGTTTGCATAGAACAACATAAACCAGTGGGAAAACCCAAATGTACTCCTGCTATTACTTAGAATAAAAATCCGAGAACATCCTATAAACTATTACATATATAAGGAACTTAACTCAAAAAGTGAAGCTGGTGAACAAAAAGAGATACCTGCACTAATGATGTGTTCTCAAAGAAATTGCGCATTAGTGGCTTCATTTCGAAAATATCATCAGGGATCCATGTATCCCCCATCTTTGGAAAAGTATTGAATGCATGTCCCTGATGGTTAAACACATAAGGATAATCTTAATCTTATTGATAGCAGAAAAAGAAACCATAAATCATCTATTTGCATGTTATGGAAGATACGTATTCAAGTAGACAGAAAATTACGTACAGCATCATTTCCTGCGACAAAGGCTCCTGAGATGGCTGTAACACCAACCAGCAAGCTTACAGGAAGGGCAAGTCTCTTAACTTTTGCTGCCCCACGAACCCAAGCTATAGATTCAGCAGGTGGCTCCGGCATAATGACGGAAAGAGCAGTCCAGAAAAGGCCACAGTATATGGCAAAGGCTGACGTCAGGTGAGCCGCAAGACGATATGGACTTACCCTTGGTTGAGCATATTCAGATGGTGGCTCCTAATTAAAATAAAGGAAACTTCTTAATAGGAATGGCATGCTGAGATACAAATAAACAGAGGAGAGTGTTACCTACTTCTAGACCACTTTTGACCATCCACCAGCCAATTAGACCCTGCCCAGCACCAAGAGCGAAAAGACCCGAGAGTTTCAGCCCAAGGCGTAGAGTGATGTATCCCTTTCGAAGGAAGTACGAAAATGGCAAAGCAAACATGATTCCCAGAGCCCTTCCCCACATCCGATGGGCATACTCCATCCAGTAGATAAATTTGAATTCTTCAATACTCATCCCTCTGTTTATACTGCAGGAGATTACATAGGCCGAGCAATGTCAGAAAGAATGGACCATatctaaattcaatttaaaccGAAATACCGGCTCTGTTTTATTTATGCTAGAAATAGACAATGAAGTGTTCCAACAAccgaagaagaaatggaagTGTTACTTCATAGTATAATACAGCAGCCATTCTCTCCCCACATATACgtaaaacttaaaaaaacaGCAGTTTACATAGTTAATGATCATAAACTGTGGGCATTAATAGGAAGAACATCATATAAATTAAGACAGCAAATTAGATGTCCTCTTAAGTAATCCATCCATGGTGATATCgttatttgcttttgaaactaTTAAATGCAATTCACTCCTATGCTTGACCATACCGTTTAAATTCAGGAGACTGCTTGTATTTCTCAAACTCCAGCAGCCAGTCCTCATCAGACAGAGGAGGAAGGCCACCAGTAAATTTCCAATCAGTCATGGATAGACCAGAACGAGTCAAGCGCGTGACACCACCTAGTACCACCATAGTGAACACCCATGCGGCCGACCCAAAAAGCCAGATCCCAACCCACTTTTGAGCTTGAGGCCCTCCAGTCACAAGCAGCTTCAGCCCCTCCTTGGTCTGCAACGGAACGGACGCAGTGGTGGACATGCTCCTCCATAGCGGCAAATGCCTCACCTGTAACAAGAATCAGGATCTTCCCTTTGTACAGATAGAGAGAATCACtcccaaaacaaagaaaaaaaaccatcGGATTCCATTCAAGCAAGAAATTTACAAGAATAGAATAGCTCTAATAAGAAATGCAAGTAAATTCTTATATCCCTTTCAATTCCCCTACGCTAGCAAGCATCTAGCTCAACACATGCTCATAGCTCCTTTATAAGCTCACGATTAGCACTGACAAAAGAGCTTCGGTGCAGAATTCAGACGCGCCATTCGCCGAAATATCACCTCCTCCACGTGACCAGGCGTCATATAGCACGACAAGATTTATCGGAATCACCATTTCTCTCGACAACAGAAACGATATGCAGAGCAACATCCGCACGATCGCATTCATCGCGAAACTTGCGAGCAACCattgacgacgacgacgacgacagtCGCATCCAAAAACCAGAACAAATTTCACGAACTACTCCGACCGGCGAAGCCCCACTCATCCAAAAGCGACGCCTTCCGGAGCGATAACTCCGACACTTCTCTTCTAATCGGGGAACGAAAGGGGGGAGGCAAAAAAATCGAATTCGAAATGCGGAGCGCTGATTCAAACCTTGGCCGGGAGCGAGCCGAACGGGCGGAGCGAGGTCCTCCCGGCGGTCGAGGCGAACGGCCTGTACGGAGGGCGCTCGGCCGGTGGCCTGGGCGGCGCCGCGGCGTCTCGGCAGAAGCCGCCGTTCGGGGCTCGGCTCCGCTTCAGGAACGACGAGATCGCTCGGCCGCTCCTGAACATGgctcctctctcctctttccctctctcagGCAGCCTCCTCGGTCGTGGCTATGGAGGGTTTAGGGAGGGGATTTCGCATCGGCCGACGAGTCAATCAGCGGCGACGTCGCCTGAGCCCACTGGTTTCTCAATCTCTTGTTACGTAAATGCCCCTGGGTTATCAGGAACGGGCCGGCCCAAAAAGCCCAAGAGGAGCAATTGGGCCGGTACAATTGGGCGCCGGCCAGACCCGGCAATAACGACGTTGTGATCCGATCCGGCAAGAGAGAAACGTATCTTTTCTTCCTTCAGTGTTAAGaaggattttgaatttgaacgAGTCGTGCATTGTTATCCTTAACAATTAGATTAGTTGGTTCGGTTCTTATACAACGAAGGATAAAAATGAAGCGCTTCAAGGAGGGGAGTCATCCTCATGCTCATCTGGTATGTGATCCTCTTGCTTATGTTTGATAGTTGGCTCTATGTTCTCAACTTTTATGGATCACATAAACGAGTGAAGAATCAGAGAACTAGCTTCACACTCAGAACAAAGCTCGATCAGAAATACTATTGGACAGCACCGGAATCTTAAGATGCGTTTGACAATATTCCTATTCCCAATAACGATTTCGttgagaaatagttttttttttttttttaattcctatTTCTTGAATGAGTTTCAAAGCATTTGAAC
The window above is part of the Eucalyptus grandis isolate ANBG69807.140 chromosome 6, ASM1654582v1, whole genome shotgun sequence genome. Proteins encoded here:
- the LOC104449086 gene encoding cytochrome c oxidase assembly protein COX15, producing MFRSGRAISSFLKRSRAPNGGFCRDAAAPPRPPAERPPYRPFASTAGRTSLRPFGSLPAKVRHLPLWRSMSTTASVPLQTKEGLKLLVTGGPQAQKWVGIWLFGSAAWVFTMVVLGGVTRLTRSGLSMTDWKFTGGLPPLSDEDWLLEFEKYKQSPEFKRINRGMSIEEFKFIYWMEYAHRMWGRALGIMFALPFSYFLRKGYITLRLGLKLSGLFALGAGQGLIGWWMVKSGLEEPPSEYAQPRVSPYRLAAHLTSAFAIYCGLFWTALSVIMPEPPAESIAWVRGAAKVKRLALPVSLLVGVTAISGAFVAGNDAGHAFNTFPKMGDTWIPDDIFEMKPLMRNFFENTSLVQLDHRILATATLVAISALWWSTRKLDIHPAVRSLIGSTMGMAALQVTLGVSTLLSYVPVSLGTAHQAGALTLLTLMLLLNHTVRKPSLSLLKSLPQIVKPTTT